A genome region from Maridesulfovibrio salexigens DSM 2638 includes the following:
- a CDS encoding DUF6268 family outer membrane beta-barrel protein, producing MTKITNIILAFLILCCASTAAAGEGSLFEPISVRVTGKYLSDADYKDSDGSSSIAGGQMRVNAGGFSFSYEGQHYSWDNVGQLNFGNGQDDPWNTLHRFSLGYSLNGAINENWFYGAGITGTSAFEEQMEDSFGGALRGHIGYFFNDNLKALIGLRAFANSIRVSAMPYFGVNYTDYAADGSGYFVNLGMPATEVGYSFDKVSTLRAAFNFDGKTYRLKDDSSVSDAGYIETSSMKFGVYYDYKPIKNCSISIGPEYVFARETKFFDKNGDKFGSEDQEAAFGAFFNLRYKF from the coding sequence ATGACCAAAATTACCAATATCATACTAGCCTTTTTAATACTCTGTTGCGCCAGCACCGCAGCAGCAGGAGAAGGCAGTCTTTTTGAACCTATATCAGTCCGGGTTACTGGGAAGTATCTTTCTGATGCCGATTACAAGGATAGTGACGGCTCCTCCAGCATTGCCGGGGGACAGATGCGGGTAAATGCCGGTGGATTCTCTTTCAGTTATGAAGGACAGCACTATTCTTGGGACAATGTCGGTCAGCTTAATTTTGGAAATGGGCAGGATGATCCTTGGAATACCCTGCACCGTTTCAGTCTTGGATATAGTTTGAATGGCGCAATCAATGAGAATTGGTTTTATGGAGCCGGGATCACCGGGACATCCGCTTTTGAAGAACAGATGGAAGATTCATTTGGTGGAGCCTTGCGTGGGCACATCGGTTATTTTTTCAATGACAACTTAAAGGCGCTGATCGGTCTGCGTGCCTTTGCTAATAGTATCCGGGTTTCAGCTATGCCGTATTTCGGTGTCAATTATACTGACTACGCTGCTGACGGCTCAGGATATTTTGTAAACCTCGGCATGCCCGCCACTGAGGTCGGTTATTCCTTTGACAAGGTTTCCACCCTGCGCGCTGCATTCAACTTTGACGGTAAGACCTATCGGCTAAAGGATGACAGCTCTGTTTCAGATGCGGGCTATATTGAGACGAGCAGCATGAAGTTCGGTGTTTACTATGACTACAAACCCATTAAAAACTGCTCCATATCAATCGGCCCGGAATATGTTTTCGCCAGAGAAACCAAGTTCTTTGATAAGAACGGTGATAAGTTCGGATCAGAGGATCAGGAAGCTGCATTCGGAGCTTTCTTTAATTTGAGGTACAAGTTTTAA
- a CDS encoding DEAD/DEAH box helicase: MTNSKDDQAAQKMHNESVHDEPDKVVEPEEALPEITKDELPPSILNALDKTGWDKLTPVQSKSLPYQLYNRDLMVQAKTGSGKTGAFVLPLLEKLDPNINYTQALILVPTRELARQVEREAEKIFEGSGLRVLSVYGGVGYGHQREELEKGAHMVVGTPGRILDHLLKRTFDLEDLETLIFDEADRMLSIGFYPDMREVKSYLPRRPISTYMFSATFPEHVIRLSKEFMYKPQMLSLSSKQVHVTEIDHAYYEVPSMGKERQLMRILEMENPTSAIIFCNTKANVEFVTAVLNNFGFNAADLTSDLSQSKRERVLAQLRDGSVRFLVATDIAARGIDVPDLSHVIMYEPPEDKESYIHRAGRTGRAGSSGVAISLVDVIQKIELQRIATAYNINFEIRELPDDKQVLETINERLTTILEGKFRSRTILERERIGRYKDLVRQLAEDDEQCILVGMLLDELYQKSLHARAEQPPAPKPRPQRQSRPRKNNYRGKPKGGSSTNKGQNKGRSGNYNRNRR, encoded by the coding sequence ATGACCAATTCAAAAGATGACCAAGCTGCACAAAAAATGCATAACGAAAGCGTTCACGATGAACCGGATAAAGTAGTAGAGCCAGAAGAGGCCCTCCCGGAAATCACCAAAGACGAACTCCCCCCATCCATACTGAACGCCCTTGATAAAACAGGCTGGGACAAACTCACCCCGGTCCAGTCAAAATCCCTCCCCTACCAGCTTTACAATAGAGACCTCATGGTGCAGGCCAAGACCGGAAGCGGAAAAACCGGCGCATTCGTCCTGCCTTTGCTGGAAAAACTCGACCCCAACATCAATTATACTCAAGCACTGATCCTTGTCCCCACACGAGAACTTGCACGACAGGTTGAACGCGAAGCTGAAAAAATTTTTGAAGGCTCAGGATTACGGGTTCTTTCCGTTTACGGCGGAGTCGGTTACGGTCATCAGCGCGAAGAACTGGAAAAAGGGGCACATATGGTTGTAGGTACCCCGGGCAGGATTCTGGACCACCTGCTCAAACGCACCTTTGACCTTGAAGACCTCGAAACCCTGATTTTTGATGAAGCGGACCGCATGTTGTCCATCGGTTTCTACCCGGACATGCGCGAAGTTAAATCCTACCTGCCGCGCAGACCTATTTCCACCTACATGTTCTCTGCAACTTTCCCGGAACACGTTATCCGTCTCTCCAAAGAGTTCATGTACAAGCCGCAGATGCTCAGCCTGAGCAGCAAACAGGTTCATGTAACAGAGATTGACCACGCCTATTACGAAGTGCCTTCCATGGGCAAGGAACGCCAGCTCATGCGCATCCTTGAAATGGAAAATCCCACCTCGGCTATCATTTTCTGTAACACCAAAGCCAACGTCGAATTTGTTACAGCAGTGCTCAACAACTTCGGCTTCAATGCCGCAGATCTGACCTCGGACCTTTCGCAGTCCAAACGCGAACGGGTTCTGGCCCAGCTGCGTGACGGATCAGTGCGCTTTCTCGTGGCAACGGACATTGCAGCGCGCGGCATCGATGTACCGGACCTCTCCCACGTAATCATGTACGAACCGCCGGAAGATAAGGAATCCTACATCCACCGTGCCGGACGTACAGGACGTGCAGGATCTTCCGGGGTCGCAATCTCTCTTGTGGACGTAATCCAGAAGATAGAACTGCAACGCATCGCTACTGCCTACAATATTAATTTTGAAATACGCGAATTGCCGGATGACAAACAGGTACTGGAAACAATCAACGAAAGACTGACCACAATCCTTGAAGGTAAATTCCGTTCACGGACAATACTTGAAAGGGAACGCATCGGACGTTATAAAGATCTGGTCCGCCAGCTTGCCGAGGATGACGAACAATGCATCCTTGTGGGCATGCTTCTGGACGAACTCTACCAGAAATCCCTGCACGCCCGTGCAGAACAGCCCCCGGCGCCCAAGCCCAGACCACAGAGACAATCCCGCCCCCGCAAAAATAACTACCGTGGTAAGCCGAAAGGCGGAAGCTCTACAAATAAAGGTCAGAACAAGGGCCGCAGCGGGAACTACAATCGCAACCGCAGATAA
- a CDS encoding C-GCAxxG-C-C family protein has protein sequence MEPRDQAVTALLNGSSCAQAVLEALGNKYGLGADVAKKITAGLGGGLASGLTCGAVSGGCLALGLALGSDNPADTYSRERTYYAVQELLARFAKINHSHQCSEILSLNDQEIKTPEGKKRLRESKLCLKLVTDTIDCIEDILNEEL, from the coding sequence ATGGAACCACGCGATCAAGCGGTTACGGCTCTACTGAATGGGTCTTCCTGTGCACAAGCCGTACTTGAAGCATTGGGAAATAAATATGGACTTGGTGCAGATGTGGCAAAAAAAATTACTGCCGGACTTGGCGGGGGACTTGCTTCCGGATTAACCTGCGGCGCGGTTTCCGGGGGGTGCTTGGCACTCGGCCTTGCTCTAGGATCTGATAACCCTGCGGATACATATTCACGTGAGCGCACATACTATGCTGTACAGGAACTGCTGGCCCGTTTTGCAAAAATCAATCACTCACACCAATGTTCAGAAATCCTGAGCTTAAATGATCAGGAAATAAAAACTCCCGAAGGAAAGAAGCGGCTGCGGGAAAGCAAACTATGCCTTAAATTAGTAACAGATACCATAGACTGCATTGAAGATATCCTTAACGAAGAACTATAG
- a CDS encoding MauE/DoxX family redox-associated membrane protein → MIEKMMSKQVYFILRCVLAAVFLYAGAGKLLDVQGFATVISGYGLLPGQLNSVAAVVLPLAEIIVAFGLIWDVKGSLSSYSVLLLVFMGVLAHGINMGLDVDCGCFAPDDPEGEAYHSLREALLRDAFLLAACGYLYFLRRVKGYRARPVPMLAAR, encoded by the coding sequence ATGATTGAAAAGATGATGTCCAAACAGGTGTATTTCATTCTCAGGTGTGTTCTGGCTGCTGTGTTTTTATACGCAGGAGCGGGAAAACTGTTGGATGTTCAGGGGTTCGCCACGGTCATCAGCGGTTATGGATTGCTGCCCGGGCAATTGAATTCTGTTGCGGCGGTTGTATTGCCTCTGGCGGAGATTATCGTTGCTTTTGGACTGATCTGGGATGTGAAAGGTTCCCTTTCGTCTTATTCGGTTCTGCTGCTCGTGTTCATGGGGGTACTCGCTCATGGAATCAACATGGGACTCGATGTTGATTGCGGGTGCTTTGCTCCCGATGATCCGGAAGGTGAAGCCTATCATTCCTTGCGCGAAGCTTTGCTACGTGATGCTTTTCTGCTTGCAGCCTGTGGATATCTGTATTTCCTGCGCCGGGTAAAAGGATATCGTGCCCGGCCTGTTCCAATGCTTGCTGCCCGTTAA
- a CDS encoding TetR/AcrR family transcriptional regulator — translation MKSKKDKEQTRKRIIEAVGHVLARDGAKGLGINSIAKQAEVDKVLIYRYFGGLPEVIKAFGITEKYWPNPEELVGDPEQWEKLGIQLSLHRFFKNYIRAMRSRPLTLEIMAWEQVSTSKEAACLEDIRIRTALECFERMSLEVNEDVDLTTLIVMMFSAINALLVKSIKTNSYGSLDLSEDKAWKRIDAVVAGMLKGVIAAKEL, via the coding sequence ATGAAATCCAAAAAAGACAAAGAACAAACCCGAAAGCGCATCATTGAAGCCGTTGGACACGTGCTTGCCAGAGATGGGGCCAAAGGTCTTGGCATCAATAGCATAGCCAAACAAGCAGAAGTGGATAAGGTGCTTATCTATCGATATTTCGGAGGTTTGCCGGAAGTCATCAAAGCATTCGGAATAACCGAAAAGTATTGGCCCAATCCTGAAGAACTGGTTGGAGATCCTGAGCAATGGGAAAAACTGGGCATCCAGCTATCACTACACCGCTTTTTCAAAAACTATATACGGGCAATGCGTTCAAGACCCCTGACCTTAGAAATTATGGCTTGGGAACAAGTCTCTACTTCTAAAGAAGCAGCTTGTCTGGAAGACATTCGCATACGGACCGCTTTAGAATGCTTTGAACGCATGTCACTGGAAGTAAATGAAGATGTCGATCTTACAACCTTAATTGTCATGATGTTTTCCGCAATTAATGCACTGCTGGTCAAATCCATAAAAACGAATAGCTATGGAAGCTTGGATTTATCAGAAGATAAAGCATGGAAACGGATAGACGCTGTAGTCGCGGGTATGTTGAAAGGTGTCATAGCGGCAAAAGAACTCTAA
- a CDS encoding rhodanese-like domain-containing protein produces MKMVRNISVIAALCALMFAMTGCLGADKFAQEVEKEKGAVKLLKEVQRGGYDIITTPELKALQDKKEDMIIIDTMPYEASYKKEHVPGAKQFLFPIPDMLEWDVKETDGKTKEQFIEMLGPDKDKLIVIYCGFVKCTRSHNGAAWAKKLGYTNVKRYPGGIFAWKGAKYPVGSVK; encoded by the coding sequence ATGAAGATGGTTAGGAATATTTCTGTAATTGCGGCTCTGTGCGCGCTCATGTTTGCAATGACCGGATGTCTCGGTGCTGACAAATTCGCGCAGGAAGTGGAAAAAGAAAAAGGCGCGGTAAAACTGCTCAAAGAAGTACAGCGCGGTGGCTACGATATTATCACCACTCCTGAACTGAAAGCTCTGCAGGATAAGAAAGAGGACATGATCATCATCGACACCATGCCCTATGAAGCAAGCTACAAGAAAGAGCACGTTCCCGGTGCAAAGCAGTTTCTTTTCCCCATTCCCGACATGCTTGAGTGGGACGTTAAGGAAACCGATGGTAAAACCAAAGAGCAGTTCATTGAAATGCTCGGACCCGATAAAGACAAACTTATCGTAATCTACTGCGGTTTCGTAAAATGCACCCGCAGCCACAACGGTGCAGCATGGGCTAAAAAGCTCGGTTACACCAACGTAAAAAGATACCCCGGCGGCATCTTTGCTTGGAAAGGCGCAAAGTACCCTGTCGGTTCTGTAAAATAA
- a CDS encoding pyridoxal phosphate-dependent aminotransferase, producing the protein MKLLSTQVEGYIERSSWIRKMFETGIELKKKYGEDAVCDFSLGNPDVPAPAAVGEGLKELAETADKPFAFGYMPNFGYPTVREKLAETVSEEQGVKVSGSDLIITCGAAGAINALYRAILEPGDQILCPAPYFVEYGFYAQNSGGELVTVPSKPLTFELDLDAIEAAITEKTRVLLINSPNNPTGAVYTKEELEGLAAVLKKANEGRERPIFLVADEPYRFLAFDGVDVPSILPLYPYSIVVSSFSKNLSLAGERIGYGLLNPDMPEKEKLMAGLVLTNRILGFVNAPAVGQKLLEKALGSQVDKNIYLERRNAMDSVLKDAGYSYTMPKGAFYFFPEAPGGDDVKFCAALQEEKILAVPGTGFGFPGYFRLAFCVGTEVIERSREGFKKAIEPFK; encoded by the coding sequence ATGAAACTTCTTTCAACCCAAGTGGAAGGATACATTGAACGTTCATCCTGGATTCGCAAGATGTTCGAAACAGGCATTGAACTGAAGAAAAAGTACGGTGAAGACGCAGTCTGCGACTTTTCACTGGGCAACCCTGATGTTCCTGCACCTGCTGCTGTCGGTGAAGGTCTCAAGGAACTTGCCGAAACCGCAGACAAGCCTTTTGCTTTCGGCTATATGCCCAACTTCGGTTACCCCACCGTGCGTGAAAAACTCGCTGAAACAGTTTCCGAAGAACAGGGTGTAAAAGTATCCGGTTCAGACCTGATTATCACCTGCGGCGCTGCCGGTGCGATCAACGCTCTTTACCGGGCCATTCTCGAACCGGGCGATCAGATTCTCTGCCCCGCTCCCTATTTCGTAGAATACGGTTTCTATGCTCAGAACTCCGGCGGCGAACTGGTTACCGTACCTTCCAAGCCGCTGACCTTTGAGCTGGACCTCGACGCCATTGAAGCAGCCATAACCGAAAAGACCCGTGTGCTGCTCATCAACTCTCCCAACAACCCCACCGGGGCTGTCTACACCAAGGAAGAGCTTGAAGGACTGGCCGCCGTTCTCAAAAAAGCAAACGAAGGCCGCGAACGTCCTATCTTCCTCGTTGCGGATGAGCCATACCGCTTCCTCGCATTTGATGGTGTTGACGTTCCCTCTATCCTGCCGCTCTACCCCTACAGCATCGTAGTAAGTTCTTTTTCCAAGAACCTTTCTCTTGCCGGAGAACGCATCGGCTACGGCCTGCTCAACCCGGACATGCCCGAGAAAGAAAAACTCATGGCCGGACTGGTGCTCACCAACCGTATTCTCGGTTTCGTAAACGCACCCGCAGTAGGTCAGAAGCTGCTTGAAAAAGCCCTCGGCTCACAGGTCGATAAGAACATCTACCTTGAACGCCGCAATGCTATGGATTCCGTGCTTAAAGATGCAGGTTATTCCTACACCATGCCCAAGGGCGCATTCTACTTCTTCCCCGAAGCACCCGGCGGTGACGATGTAAAATTCTGCGCCGCACTGCAGGAAGAAAAAATCCTCGCCGTTCCCGGAACAGGCTTCGGATTCCCCGGTTACTTCCGCCTCGCTTTCTGCGTAGGAACCGAGGTAATCGAACGTTCCAGAGAAGGATTCAAGAAGGCTATCGAGCCGTTTAAATAG